Proteins from a genomic interval of Kitasatospora herbaricolor:
- a CDS encoding cryptochrome/photolyase family protein, giving the protein MTGPRPHWVFADQLGPHFLAPGEDGPDPDAPIVLIEARSVLRRRRFHRAKAHLVLSALRHAADTLGERARYVQADTYREGLAKAVGRRRVTVCHPTSRAALGLVRTLPRVTMLPPRGFLVPFADFRRWAGAPGERRLLLEDFYHRVRRAEHLLLEPDGTPTGGRWNLDRDNRQPPPKGSATLPLPPPAEPQEDEIDRQVRADLDRWERAGEVVFTGRAGPRRFAATRAEAERALTHFVSHRLAAFGPYEDAMLHADPWMAHSALSVPLNLGLLDPGECVRAAETAYRAGRVPLNSAEGFVRQVAGWREYVWQLYWHLGEDYRDANRLGHHEPLPPWFRDLDAEAVTARCLAGVLAEVRDHGWVHHIPRLMVLGNWALQHGWDPRELTDWFHRSFVDGYDWVMAANVIGMSQYADGGLVTTKPYAAGGAYLHRMGDHCGPCRYRPTERLGERACPFTTGYWAFVHRHRELLAANHRTAQAAAGLRRLDGLPELLAAERARGQSPP; this is encoded by the coding sequence TTGACCGGGCCGCGCCCGCACTGGGTGTTCGCCGACCAGCTCGGACCGCACTTCCTCGCCCCCGGCGAGGACGGACCGGACCCGGACGCGCCGATCGTACTCATCGAGGCCCGCTCGGTGCTGCGCCGGCGCCGCTTCCACCGCGCCAAGGCCCACCTGGTGCTGTCCGCGCTGCGGCACGCCGCGGACACCCTGGGCGAGCGGGCGCGCTACGTGCAGGCCGACACCTACCGCGAGGGCCTGGCCAAGGCCGTCGGCCGACGCCGGGTCACCGTGTGCCACCCCACCTCACGGGCCGCCCTCGGGCTGGTACGGACGCTGCCCAGGGTCACCATGCTGCCCCCGCGCGGCTTCCTCGTCCCGTTCGCCGACTTCCGCCGCTGGGCCGGGGCGCCCGGCGAGCGGCGCCTGCTGCTGGAGGACTTCTACCACCGTGTCCGCCGCGCCGAACACCTGCTGCTGGAGCCGGACGGCACCCCGACCGGTGGCCGCTGGAACCTGGACCGGGACAACCGGCAGCCGCCGCCCAAGGGTTCCGCCACCCTCCCGCTGCCGCCGCCCGCCGAGCCGCAGGAGGACGAGATCGACCGGCAGGTGCGAGCCGACCTGGACCGCTGGGAGCGGGCCGGCGAGGTCGTGTTCACCGGCCGGGCCGGCCCGCGCCGCTTCGCCGCCACCCGGGCGGAGGCCGAACGGGCACTCACCCACTTCGTCTCCCACCGCCTCGCCGCCTTCGGCCCCTACGAGGACGCCATGCTCCACGCCGACCCGTGGATGGCCCACAGCGCGCTGTCCGTCCCGCTCAACCTCGGCCTGCTCGACCCGGGCGAATGCGTGCGCGCCGCCGAGACGGCGTACCGGGCCGGGCGGGTGCCGCTCAACAGCGCCGAGGGCTTCGTCCGCCAGGTCGCCGGCTGGCGCGAATACGTCTGGCAGCTGTACTGGCACCTCGGCGAGGACTACCGCGACGCCAACCGCCTCGGCCATCACGAGCCGCTCCCGCCGTGGTTCCGTGACCTCGACGCCGAGGCCGTCACCGCCCGCTGCCTGGCCGGGGTCCTGGCCGAGGTCCGCGACCACGGATGGGTGCACCACATCCCCCGGTTGATGGTGCTCGGCAACTGGGCGCTGCAGCACGGCTGGGACCCGCGCGAGCTCACCGACTGGTTCCACCGCAGCTTCGTCGACGGCTACGACTGGGTGATGGCGGCCAACGTCATCGGCATGTCCCAGTACGCCGACGGCGGGCTCGTCACCACCAAGCCCTACGCGGCCGGCGGCGCCTACCTGCACCGGATGGGCGACCACTGCGGCCCGTGCCGCTACCGGCCCACCGAACGACTCGGCGAGCGGGCCTGCCCGTTCACCACCGGGTACTGGGCCTTCGTGCACCGGCACCGCGAGCTGCTCGCCGCCAACCACCGCACCGCGCAGGCCGCCGCCGGCCTGCGCCGGCTGGACGGGCTCCCCGAACTGCTGGCCGCCGAACGCGCCCGCGGGCAGTCACCGCCCTGA
- a CDS encoding glycosyltransferase, with product MTHHVTPAVAPPRTGTAAGGALAAWRRFHRTRDVRVVAGGDLLGRLARAEYGGSWLPPDVGLSGSDRRAARLRRLARRERPVPARLVVAAGAEPGPGNPGPGPEDWERTALAEAWECSTRPDHGLSANAEIRRRLLATPGPAETAFLLDTADANGLRPLSAREAGGLGPAGRPLAHALWRYLSGVPGGELALPGPGPDRDAYEQLLIAACWERARPGSPAGRRFRAAYQALDQPLGGALVVAQSMLLGRLEEPGSGLSGGMSVLLTGLGEALTDRAGVARVLTLTTARPADAERGELVRRLGPGHRLVRLPVDQPGTLDPGNAAAHQEALAWWTARIFQLPGARPHIAHVRFADDASLAVARAARRHGAKLAFTVTPDPHRTMDERYAGLPPEQTGDAGRALRLDLHRIFVADRLVARADLLVAMPGRRGMAELREHFPQLQGRAVHTQPEGIAPFRPAPDDGAVAGEMLARLFGGGGAPDGLDAADRGLPLLLCVGRLHPVKQQEQLVRAWMLAGLHRRTTLLLVGGSPGDATAVEAAVRGRVAELLATDPVALRRAALWPALSNRHVRVLERELAWGRRPGSALYVCPSAKEEFGLAVLEAMEAGLPVAAPRRGGASHYLRDGANGRLLATESVQGLADGLRSLVGTPAAELAAMATAGAATVRERFGIDAMAASLADAYRITCRTDLQGPG from the coding sequence ATGACACACCACGTCACGCCTGCCGTGGCACCGCCACGGACCGGCACCGCGGCGGGCGGGGCGCTGGCCGCGTGGCGGAGGTTCCACCGGACCCGGGACGTCCGCGTGGTCGCCGGCGGCGATCTGCTGGGCCGGCTGGCGCGGGCGGAGTACGGGGGCTCCTGGCTCCCTCCCGACGTGGGGCTGTCGGGCTCCGACCGGCGCGCCGCGCGGCTCCGGCGGCTGGCCCGCCGCGAACGGCCGGTGCCGGCCCGGCTGGTTGTCGCCGCGGGGGCCGAGCCCGGTCCGGGGAACCCTGGGCCCGGTCCGGAGGACTGGGAGCGGACGGCCCTCGCGGAGGCCTGGGAGTGCAGCACCCGTCCCGACCACGGGCTGAGCGCGAACGCGGAGATCCGTCGCCGGCTGCTGGCGACACCCGGCCCGGCCGAGACGGCGTTCCTGCTGGACACGGCGGACGCGAACGGGCTGAGGCCCCTGTCGGCCCGGGAGGCGGGCGGGCTCGGGCCCGCCGGTAGGCCGTTGGCGCACGCGCTGTGGCGATACCTGTCGGGAGTACCGGGGGGTGAGCTGGCGCTGCCGGGCCCCGGCCCGGACCGGGACGCCTACGAGCAGCTGCTGATCGCCGCCTGCTGGGAGCGGGCACGGCCCGGGTCGCCCGCCGGCCGACGCTTCAGGGCGGCGTACCAGGCCCTGGACCAGCCCCTCGGGGGCGCCCTGGTGGTCGCGCAGTCGATGCTGCTGGGTCGCCTGGAGGAGCCCGGCAGCGGACTCAGCGGCGGCATGAGCGTGCTGCTGACCGGACTCGGCGAGGCCCTCACGGACCGCGCCGGCGTCGCCCGAGTCCTCACGCTCACCACCGCCCGGCCCGCCGACGCGGAACGCGGCGAGCTGGTACGCCGGTTGGGCCCTGGACACCGGCTGGTGCGCCTGCCCGTGGACCAACCGGGCACGCTCGACCCCGGCAACGCCGCCGCGCACCAGGAGGCCCTCGCCTGGTGGACCGCCCGGATCTTCCAACTGCCGGGAGCCCGACCGCACATCGCGCATGTCAGGTTCGCCGACGACGCCTCGCTCGCGGTCGCCCGGGCCGCCCGCCGCCACGGCGCGAAGCTCGCGTTCACCGTCACCCCCGACCCGCACCGGACGATGGACGAACGGTACGCGGGACTGCCGCCCGAGCAGACCGGCGACGCGGGCCGCGCGCTGCGCCTGGACCTGCACCGGATCTTCGTCGCCGACCGTCTGGTGGCCCGCGCCGACCTGCTGGTGGCCATGCCGGGGCGGCGCGGGATGGCGGAACTGCGCGAGCACTTCCCGCAGTTGCAGGGCCGTGCGGTGCACACCCAGCCGGAGGGCATCGCGCCCTTCCGGCCCGCTCCGGACGACGGCGCCGTCGCGGGGGAGATGCTCGCCCGGCTGTTCGGCGGTGGTGGGGCCCCGGACGGTCTGGACGCCGCCGACCGCGGATTGCCGCTGCTGCTGTGCGTGGGACGGCTCCATCCCGTCAAACAGCAGGAGCAGCTCGTCCGGGCCTGGATGCTCGCGGGCCTGCACCGTCGTACCACCCTGCTGCTGGTCGGCGGCTCGCCCGGCGACGCGACCGCGGTCGAGGCGGCGGTCCGTGGGCGGGTGGCGGAGCTGCTGGCGACGGACCCGGTCGCGCTGAGGCGGGCGGCCTTGTGGCCCGCGCTGTCCAACCGGCACGTACGGGTGCTGGAAAGGGAGTTGGCGTGGGGCCGCCGGCCGGGATCCGCGCTGTACGTCTGCCCCAGTGCGAAGGAGGAGTTCGGCCTTGCGGTGCTGGAGGCGATGGAGGCGGGCCTGCCGGTGGCCGCGCCCCGGCGCGGCGGAGCATCCCACTACCTGCGCGACGGCGCCAACGGGCGACTGCTGGCCACCGAGTCGGTGCAGGGGCTGGCCGACGGCCTGCGCTCCCTCGTCGGCACTCCTGCGGCCGAGCTGGCGGCGATGGCGACTGCCGGGGCGGCCACGGTTCGTGAGCGGTTCGGCATCGACGCGATGGCCGCGTCCCTGGCGGACGCCTACCGGATCACCTGCCGCACGGACCTCCAGGGCCCAGGGTGA
- a CDS encoding DUF3040 domain-containing protein, with product MDASLTDRERRLLDEIELHLRRESPALDRLLRRRPAPLRRMTHRPRVLAALAALLAALTGAGALYAGAGAPRAPLAAAGAGVCAVLLALVFRRLTAVRPG from the coding sequence GTGGACGCATCCCTGACCGACCGGGAGCGACGGCTGCTGGACGAGATCGAACTGCACCTCCGACGCGAATCCCCGGCACTCGACCGGTTGCTCCGCCGGCGGCCCGCGCCCCTGCGGCGGATGACCCACCGGCCCCGCGTCCTGGCAGCCCTGGCCGCACTGCTGGCGGCGCTGACCGGCGCCGGCGCCCTGTACGCGGGTGCGGGTGCCCCGCGAGCCCCCTTGGCGGCGGCCGGTGCAGGCGTCTGCGCGGTCCTGCTGGCGCTCGTCTTCCGGCGCCTCACGGCTGTGCGCCCGGGCTGA
- a CDS encoding glycosyltransferase: MARVVVISPPFASHARPLATLGAALGRQGARVHLACTPAFAGLAGLSGLGFTELAVTRNANHGIAEATEQDRAEARRLREFLDATHHGPVATLLTQARHRGDDMLADPERVLHDLAALDEELRPDWYLVDQLSYAATLALHCLDLPYATFCPGHPSYLPATPTAWFGLPYAWPEALRPAAADLDRLRTAVAANDTAFTGAFQAVTRRHAPRRPEPARAFALCSPHAVVFNYPRLPWLPPAPAGPVALYAGHLVPPTDPGAATLDEHWQGVVSRLSAGRRPLVLVALGTFLSARHDVLATAAAGILRHTEASVIVAAGDRVTEVGAHPLLRAAAPGRLHVAPAVPQQGLLPHTAAMVHHGGNNSFTECLRAGVPALLLPFSSDQFAIGYDAERAALGRCLDPNTLTPESAGTTVAALLAGQAHGINSLSSRLRPLGPAWAATRLLRRMPARP, translated from the coding sequence ATGGCCCGCGTCGTCGTGATCAGCCCGCCCTTCGCCTCCCACGCCCGGCCGCTCGCCACCCTCGGCGCGGCACTGGGCCGGCAGGGCGCCCGCGTCCACCTCGCCTGCACCCCCGCCTTCGCCGGCCTCGCCGGCCTCAGCGGCCTCGGGTTCACCGAGCTCGCCGTGACCCGCAACGCCAACCACGGCATCGCCGAGGCCACCGAGCAGGACCGGGCCGAGGCCCGCCGTCTGCGCGAGTTCCTCGACGCCACCCACCACGGACCGGTCGCGACCCTGCTCACCCAGGCCCGCCACCGCGGCGACGACATGCTCGCCGATCCCGAGCGCGTCCTGCACGACCTCGCCGCGCTGGACGAGGAGCTGCGCCCGGACTGGTACCTCGTCGACCAGCTGTCCTACGCGGCGACCCTCGCCCTGCACTGCCTGGACCTGCCCTACGCCACCTTCTGCCCGGGCCACCCCAGCTACCTGCCCGCCACCCCCACCGCCTGGTTCGGGCTGCCGTACGCCTGGCCCGAAGCCCTCCGCCCGGCCGCGGCGGACCTCGACCGGCTGCGCACCGCGGTGGCGGCCAACGACACCGCGTTCACCGGCGCGTTCCAGGCCGTCACCCGTCGCCACGCCCCGCGCAGGCCGGAGCCCGCCCGCGCCTTCGCACTGTGCTCGCCGCACGCCGTCGTGTTCAACTACCCGCGCCTGCCGTGGCTGCCGCCCGCTCCGGCCGGCCCGGTCGCCCTGTACGCCGGCCATCTGGTCCCGCCCACCGACCCCGGAGCCGCCACGCTGGACGAGCACTGGCAGGGCGTGGTGTCCCGCCTGTCCGCCGGCCGGCGGCCGCTGGTCCTGGTGGCGCTGGGCACCTTCCTGTCCGCCCGCCACGACGTCCTGGCCACCGCCGCGGCCGGAATCCTGCGGCACACCGAGGCTTCCGTCATCGTCGCCGCCGGCGACCGCGTCACCGAGGTCGGCGCGCATCCGCTGCTGCGGGCGGCGGCGCCCGGCCGGCTGCACGTCGCTCCGGCCGTCCCGCAGCAGGGACTGCTCCCGCACACCGCCGCGATGGTCCACCACGGCGGCAACAACTCGTTCACGGAGTGCCTGCGGGCCGGCGTGCCCGCCCTGCTGCTGCCCTTCTCCAGCGACCAGTTCGCGATCGGGTACGACGCCGAACGCGCGGCCCTGGGCCGCTGCCTGGATCCCAACACGCTCACCCCCGAGTCCGCCGGCACCACCGTCGCCGCCCTGCTCGCCGGACAGGCCCACGGCATCAATTCGCTCAGCTCGCGCCTTCGGCCGCTCGGCCCCGCCTGGGCGGCCACCCGGCTCCTGCGGCGGATGCCCGCCCGCCCCTGA